Proteins encoded within one genomic window of Elephas maximus indicus isolate mEleMax1 chromosome 21, mEleMax1 primary haplotype, whole genome shotgun sequence:
- the LOC126065135 gene encoding uncharacterized protein LOC126065135 isoform X2, with the protein MVAVEGTAQSSLRTGRLRDLSLLAASSHPRLLATCVLQSRTAQSSLRTGQLRDLSLLLAASGHPQLLATCVLQSRTAQSSLRTGQLRDLSLLLAASGHPRLLATCVLQSRTAQSSLRTGQLHDLSLLLAASGHPRLPVTCVLQSRTAQSSLRTGQLHDLSLLLAASSHPRLLATCVLQSRTAQSSLRTGQLRDLSLLLAASGHPRLLTTCVLQSRTAQSSLRTGQLHDLSLLLAASSHPRLLATGVLQSRTAQSSLRTGQLRDLSLLLAASSHPRLLATCVLQSRTAQSSLRTGQLHDLSLLLAASGHPLTPGDLCVTE; encoded by the exons ATGGTGGCTGTTGAAGGGACTGCTCAGAGCAGTTTGAGAACTGGTCGACTGCGTGACCTCTCGTTGTTAGCTGCGTCAAGTCATCCCCGGCTCCTGGcgacctgtgtgttacagagtaggactgctcagaGCAGTTTGAGAACTGGTCAGCTACGTGACctctcgttgttgttagctgcatcaGGTCATCCCCAGCTCCTGGcgacctgtgtgttacagagtaggactgctcagaGCAGTTTGAGAACTGGTCAGTTACGTGACctctcgttgttgttagctgcttcaGGTCATCCCCGGCTCCTGGcgacctgtgtgttacagagtaggactgctcagaGCAGTTTGAGAACTGGTCAGCTGCATGACctctcgttgttgttagctgcatcaGGTCATCCCCGACTCCCGGtgacctgtgtgttacagagtaggactgctcagaGCAGTTTGAGAACTGGTCAGCTGCATGAC ctctcgttgttgttagctgcgtcAAGTCATCCCCGGCTCCTGGcaacctgtgtgttacagagtaggactgctcagaGCAGTTTGAGAACTGGTCAGCTACGTGACCTCtcgttgttattagctgcttcAGGTCATCCCCGGCTCCTGAcgacctgtgtgttacagagtaggactgctcagaGCAGTTTGAGAACCGGTCAGCTGCATGACctctcgttgttgttagctgcgtcAAGTCATCCCCGGCTCCTGGCGAccggtgtgttacagagtaggactgctcagaGCAGTTTGAGAACTGGTCAGCTACGAGACctctcgttgttgttagctgcgtcAAGTCATCCCCGGCTCCTGGcgacctgtgtgttacagagtaggactgctcagaGCAGTTTGAGAACTGGTCAGCTGCATGACctctcgttgttgttagctgcgtcAGGTCATcccctgactcctggcgacctgtgtgttacagagtag
- the LOC126065135 gene encoding uncharacterized protein LOC126065135 isoform X1, translating to MVAVEGTAQSSLRTGRLRDLSLLAASSHPRLLATCVLQSRTAQSSLRTGQLRDLSLLLAASGHPQLLATCVLQSRTAQSSLRTGQLRDLSLLLAASGHPRLLATCVLQSRTAQSSLRTGQLHDLSLLLAASGHPRLPVTCVLQSRTAQSSLRTGQLHDLSLLLAASSHPRLPVTCVLQSRTAQSSLRTGQLHDLSLLLAASSHPRLLATCVLQSRTAQSSLRTGQLRDLSLLLAASGHPRLLTTCVLQSRTAQSSLRTGQLHDLSLLLAASSHPRLLATGVLQSRTAQSSLRTGQLRDLSLLLAASSHPRLLATCVLQSRTAQSSLRTGQLHDLSLLLAASGHPLTPGDLCVTE from the exons ATGGTGGCTGTTGAAGGGACTGCTCAGAGCAGTTTGAGAACTGGTCGACTGCGTGACCTCTCGTTGTTAGCTGCGTCAAGTCATCCCCGGCTCCTGGcgacctgtgtgttacagagtaggactgctcagaGCAGTTTGAGAACTGGTCAGCTACGTGACctctcgttgttgttagctgcatcaGGTCATCCCCAGCTCCTGGcgacctgtgtgttacagagtaggactgctcagaGCAGTTTGAGAACTGGTCAGTTACGTGACctctcgttgttgttagctgcttcaGGTCATCCCCGGCTCCTGGcgacctgtgtgttacagagtaggactgctcagaGCAGTTTGAGAACTGGTCAGCTGCATGACctctcgttgttgttagctgcatcaGGTCATCCCCGACTCCCGGtgacctgtgtgttacagagtaggactgctcagaGCAGTTTGAGAACTGGTCAGCTGCATGACctctcgttgttgttagctgcgtcAAGTCATCCCCGACTCCCGGtgacctgtgtgttacagagtaggactgctcagaGCAGTTTGAGAACTGGTCAGCTGCATGACctctcgttgttgttagctgcgtcAAGTCATCCCCGGCTCCTGGcgac ctgtgtgttacagagtaggactgctcagaGCAGTTTGAGAACTGGTCAGCTACGTGACCTCtcgttgttattagctgcttcAGGTCATCCCCGGCTCCTGAcgacctgtgtgttacagagtaggactgctcagaGCAGTTTGAGAACCGGTCAGCTGCATGACctctcgttgttgttagctgcgtcAAGTCATCCCCGGCTCCTGGCGAccggtgtgttacagagtaggactgctcagaGCAGTTTGAGAACTGGTCAGCTACGAGACctctcgttgttgttagctgcgtcAAGTCATCCCCGGCTCCTGGcgacctgtgtgttacagagtaggactgctcagaGCAGTTTGAGAACTGGTCAGCTGCATGACctctcgttgttgttagctgcgtcAGGTCATcccctgactcctggcgacctgtgtgttacagagtag